In Deltaproteobacteria bacterium, the genomic stretch CAACCAGATGATGAATGCCTTTGACCGGATCAACAACACCGATGTAGCCGAAGACGAGCGGGCGATTGGGAGTATCCTTCTGCGGCATTTCCGTCATTCCCGCAAAAATCCCCTCTCCCTTTGGGAGAGGGCTAGGGTGAGGGTTCAGGAAATCAGCAATACTATCTTCGCCGCCTTTTGTGTTTGCAGTCTGAACGCGCGCTCCCCAGTACGGACTGGGGACAGGCTGCGCGGGCATGACGGGTTGGCCTCCGTTGTCCGATGTAGACAGTGCCGGTAACCCACACTCCGAAAAGATGATCTTCTCTGGTGGAACACCAAAAGCGAGAAATTGTTCACGCAAAAATCGTGAAGGTGCAAGAAAGAGCGACACCTGTCGGCACAGTTCACGAATATGTTGCATGCGTTGATTGATCTGAGCCTGTGCCTGCGGTGGAGCAGGACGAACAGCAACATACTTTGCATGCGCCCAACGTAATAGATCACGAAGCCAGAGGTGCGTTCCTGGCGCAGGTTTGAAACGCTGATACATCGGGGTCAACTTGCCCGCCAAGAGATGAGCAAAACAGCGCGCGCAGCCATCGTCCGTTTGGCCTGAGCAAACCGACAGATCGGGTTTCAGAAATCGTCCGCGTTGGCAAATTAACCAATAGTCATGCAACGTCATCACCACCGGGATGTTGCGTCGTATCGCTTCTTGGACACATCCCGTTGAGAGATACATTAAGTGATGGACATGTACGACATCTGGTGAAATACGGTCAAGGAATGCACTGAACTGTTGTGTAATACGCGGGTTGTCGTAACTTTGCGTGAAGTCCGAAAGATAACGGAAGGTATTATTCACCTGCGTGATCAACAGATTATCCCGAGTGACAGTCTCAACAGAGAACTCATCACGGCGTGTATCGTTACTGCGGGTGAACACGGACACTTCGTGCCCACGT encodes the following:
- a CDS encoding glycosyltransferase, whose amino-acid sequence is MTIGLITLHIPSPFNFTSCSLPLMRIAQVVHGFPPDSLGGTETYAAQISSALQERGHEVSVFTRSNDTRRDEFSVETVTRDNLLITQVNNTFRYLSDFTQSYDNPRITQQFSAFLDRISPDVVHVHHLMYLSTGCVQEAIRRNIPVVMTLHDYWLICQRGRFLKPDLSVCSGQTDDGCARCFAHLLAGKLTPMYQRFKPAPGTHLWLRDLLRWAHAKYVAVRPAPPQAQAQINQRMQHIRELCRQVSLFLAPSRFLREQFLAFGVPPEKIIFSECGLPALSTSDNGGQPVMPAQPVPSPYWGARVQTANTKGGEDSIADFLNPHPSPLPKGEGIFAGMTEMPQKDTPNRPLVFGYIGVVDPVKGIHHLVEAFEPLTTAELRIYGGETDYAPYPDRAQFLAQLRRSPHIRMIGRYAHDELGRILGEVDVVVVPSIWYENAPLVIREAFLAKKPVVTAAFGGMPEWIQEGVNGLLFRPRDVADLRRTLERFISAPSLVEKLSHQFPRVQSIEADAEVLEGYYRELINRSI